In Streptomyces sp. RFCAC02, the following proteins share a genomic window:
- a CDS encoding LacI family DNA-binding transcriptional regulator yields the protein MGDTGTGGDDRSGTGGQRAGGGRPTSRDVARRAGVSQAAVSLVLRERWHGRVSPARADAVRAAARELGYRPNQAARSLRLGRSRTVLVVVPAAPNEFFARVHAGASGVAAAADVGVVLYPSPGGLGRAPDPFASASATLDGVLASSMAVETLEQLSEGGLPLVMLDSEPLSGPAAATVNPDIAAGTGLVVDHLLALGHRRFAHVAADVPSWTFGVRARVLRDRLADAPGARLLARERGPLTVAGGLAAAGRALAATPRPTALVCDDDTMAAGACKAVRRMGLRVPEDVSVTGFDDLALATAVEPELTTVRLPAEELGAAGLRALLDVLAGRPGGTTVLPVDLVRRGSTAPPPATA from the coding sequence GTGGGCGACACGGGGACGGGCGGGGACGACCGCTCCGGGACCGGCGGGCAGCGCGCCGGCGGGGGACGGCCGACGAGCCGGGACGTCGCCCGGCGCGCGGGGGTCTCGCAGGCGGCGGTCTCCCTGGTGCTGCGGGAGCGGTGGCACGGCCGCGTCTCGCCCGCCCGCGCGGACGCCGTGCGCGCCGCCGCGCGTGAGCTGGGCTACCGGCCGAACCAGGCCGCGCGCTCCCTGCGGCTCGGCCGGAGCCGGACGGTCCTCGTGGTGGTGCCGGCGGCACCCAACGAGTTCTTCGCGCGGGTGCACGCCGGCGCGTCCGGGGTCGCGGCGGCGGCGGACGTGGGCGTGGTGCTCTACCCGTCGCCCGGGGGCCTGGGCCGGGCTCCCGACCCGTTCGCCTCGGCGAGCGCGACCCTCGACGGGGTCCTCGCGTCCTCCATGGCGGTGGAGACCCTGGAACAACTGAGCGAAGGGGGACTTCCGCTGGTCATGCTGGACAGCGAGCCGCTGAGCGGACCGGCGGCGGCGACGGTCAACCCCGACATCGCGGCCGGCACCGGCCTGGTCGTGGACCACCTGCTGGCTCTCGGCCACCGCAGGTTCGCCCACGTGGCGGCCGACGTCCCCTCATGGACCTTCGGTGTCCGGGCGCGGGTGCTGCGGGACCGGCTCGCCGACGCGCCCGGCGCACGCCTGCTCGCCCGGGAACGGGGGCCGCTCACCGTCGCGGGAGGACTCGCCGCCGCGGGCCGCGCCCTGGCCGCGACGCCACGGCCCACCGCCCTGGTCTGCGACGACGACACCATGGCCGCCGGGGCCTGCAAGGCGGTACGGCGGATGGGACTGCGCGTCCCGGAGGACGTGTCGGTGACCGGCTTCGACGACCTGGCGCTCGCGACCGCCGTGGAGCCGGAGCTGACGACGGTGCGCCTGCCCGCCGAGGAGCTGGGCGCCGCGGGTCTGCGCGCCCTGCTCGACGTCCTCGCCGGCCGGCCGGGCGGCACCACCGTGCTGCCGGTCGACCTGGTGCGGCGCGGCTCCACGGCACCGCCGCCCGCCACGGCCTGA
- the prcA gene encoding proteasome subunit alpha, with the protein MSTPFYVSPQQAMADRAEYARKGIARGRSLVVLQYADGIVFVAENPSRALHKVSEIYDRIAFAATGKYNEYESLRIGGTRYADLRGYTYDRADVTARGLANLYAQTLGNIFSSAAEKPYEVELLVAEVGERPEDDEIYRLPHDGSIIDEHGSVAVGGNADQISSYLGERHRDGMSLGEALRLAVDALSREAGGGERELTADQLEVAVLDRTRPQTRKFKRVLGSRLSSLLAGDGAADGAAAAEEADGEEA; encoded by the coding sequence GTGTCCACACCGTTCTATGTCTCACCCCAGCAGGCCATGGCGGACCGCGCCGAGTACGCCCGCAAGGGCATCGCGCGCGGGCGCAGCCTGGTGGTCCTGCAGTACGCCGACGGCATCGTGTTCGTCGCCGAGAACCCGTCGCGCGCCCTGCACAAGGTGAGCGAGATCTACGACCGCATCGCCTTCGCGGCGACCGGCAAGTACAACGAGTACGAGAGTCTCCGCATCGGCGGCACGCGGTACGCCGACCTCCGCGGCTACACGTACGACCGCGCGGACGTCACCGCCCGTGGCCTGGCCAACCTCTACGCCCAGACCCTGGGCAACATCTTCTCCAGCGCGGCGGAGAAGCCCTACGAGGTGGAGCTGCTGGTCGCCGAGGTCGGTGAGCGGCCGGAGGACGACGAGATCTACCGGCTGCCGCACGACGGTTCGATCATCGACGAGCACGGTTCGGTCGCGGTCGGCGGCAACGCGGACCAGATCAGCAGCTACCTGGGCGAGCGGCACCGTGACGGGATGAGCCTGGGGGAGGCGCTGCGGCTCGCCGTCGACGCCCTCTCCCGCGAGGCCGGCGGCGGGGAGCGCGAGCTGACGGCGGACCAGCTCGAAGTGGCCGTCCTCGACCGGACCCGGCCGCAGACGCGCAAGTTCAAGCGTGTCCTGGGCAGTCGCCTGTCGTCCCTGCTGGCCGGTGACGGCGCGGCGGACGGGGCCGCCGCCGCTGAGGAGGCGGACGGCGAGGAGGCGTAG
- the prcB gene encoding proteasome subunit beta yields MAANSHDQGRLPAAFLRPGSSSFLDFLTDHAPERLPGHRALPPVEGVVETVHGTTIVAATFGEGVVLAGDRRATMGNMIAQRDIEKVFPADEYSAVGIAGTAGLAVELVKLFQLELEHFEKVEGHVLSLEGKANRLSTMIRGNLGMAMQGLAVIPLFAGYDLERGGGRIFSYDVTGGRSEEQGFAAVGSGSIFARGALKKLHRRDLGERDTVTAVVQALYDAADDDSATGGPDLARRIYPIVTVITEDGYRRLTEAEVAEVVRAVHDGRLSQPDGPQAPVL; encoded by the coding sequence GTGGCAGCCAACTCCCATGACCAGGGGCGACTCCCGGCGGCCTTCCTCCGGCCGGGCTCCTCCTCGTTCCTCGACTTCCTGACCGACCACGCCCCCGAGCGGCTGCCCGGCCACCGCGCGCTGCCGCCCGTGGAGGGAGTCGTGGAGACGGTGCACGGCACCACGATCGTGGCCGCCACCTTCGGCGAGGGAGTCGTGCTCGCCGGTGACCGCCGCGCCACCATGGGCAACATGATCGCCCAGCGCGACATCGAGAAGGTCTTCCCCGCCGACGAGTACTCGGCGGTCGGTATCGCCGGCACGGCGGGCCTCGCCGTCGAGCTGGTGAAGCTCTTCCAGCTCGAACTGGAGCACTTCGAGAAGGTCGAGGGGCACGTCCTGTCGCTGGAGGGCAAGGCCAACCGCCTGTCCACCATGATCCGCGGCAACCTCGGCATGGCCATGCAGGGCCTGGCGGTCATCCCGCTGTTCGCCGGGTACGACCTGGAGCGCGGCGGCGGCCGGATCTTCTCCTACGACGTCACCGGCGGCCGGTCCGAGGAGCAGGGCTTCGCCGCCGTCGGCTCGGGCTCCATCTTCGCCCGGGGCGCGCTGAAGAAGCTGCACCGCCGCGACCTCGGCGAGCGGGACACGGTGACGGCCGTCGTGCAGGCGCTGTACGACGCCGCCGACGACGACTCGGCGACCGGCGGCCCCGACCTCGCCCGCCGCATCTACCCGATCGTCACGGTCATCACCGAGGATGGCTACCGCAGGCTCACCGAGGCGGAGGTCGCCGAGGTGGTCCGCGCGGTGCACGACGGCAGGCTCTCCCAGCCCGACGGGCCGCAGGCGCCCGTTCTGTAG
- a CDS encoding ubiquitin-like protein Pup, producing MATKDTGGGQQRASRTNEEAEEQAQDAEVSEELKERQEALSDDVDSVLDEIDEVLESNAEDFVRSFVQKGGQ from the coding sequence ATGGCGACCAAAGACACCGGCGGCGGCCAGCAGAGGGCGTCGCGCACCAACGAGGAAGCCGAGGAGCAGGCGCAGGACGCCGAGGTCTCCGAGGAGCTGAAGGAGCGGCAGGAGGCCCTGTCGGACGACGTCGACTCCGTCCTCGACGAGATCGACGAGGTCCTCGAGTCCAACGCCGAGGACTTCGTCCGCAGTTTCGTGCAGAAGGGCGGCCAGTAG
- the dop gene encoding depupylase/deamidase Dop: MTVRRVMGIETEYGVSVPGHPNANAMLTSSQVVNAYAAAVHRARRARWDFEEENPLRDARGFDLARDNADASQLTDEDIGLANVILTNGARLYVDHAHPEYSAPETTGPRAALLWDKAGERIMAEAARRAAEVPGAQPIHLYKNNTDNKGASYGTHENYLMKRETPFSDIVRHLTPFFVSRQVVCGAGRVGIGQDGGEHGFQLSQRADYFEVEVGLETTLKRPIINTRDEPHADAERYRRLHVIIGDANLAEVSTYLKLGTTALVLSMIEDGFITVDLAVDQPVRTLHRVSHDPSLKELVTLRSGRTLTAVQLQMEYCELARKYADERWGADLDEETADVLTRWEDVLGRLESDPMSLSGQLDWVAKRELMEGYRRRDGLGWDAARLQLIDLQYADVRPDKGLYNRLVDRGRITRLLDERDVERARVSPPEDTRAYFRGRCLEQYADDVAAASWDSVIFDLPGRDSLQRVPTMDPLRGTREHVKDLLDRCPTANDLVRALSGG, from the coding sequence ATGACTGTACGGCGCGTGATGGGCATCGAGACCGAGTACGGCGTCTCCGTCCCCGGCCACCCGAACGCCAACGCCATGCTCACCTCGTCCCAGGTGGTCAACGCGTACGCGGCCGCCGTGCACCGGGCACGCCGCGCCCGGTGGGACTTCGAGGAGGAGAACCCGCTGCGCGACGCCCGGGGCTTCGACCTCGCTCGGGACAACGCGGACGCAAGCCAGCTCACCGACGAGGACATCGGCCTGGCCAACGTCATCCTCACCAACGGGGCCCGCCTGTACGTGGACCACGCCCATCCCGAGTACAGCGCCCCCGAGACCACGGGGCCGCGCGCCGCCCTCCTGTGGGACAAGGCCGGCGAGCGCATCATGGCGGAGGCGGCCCGCCGCGCCGCCGAGGTGCCCGGCGCCCAGCCGATCCACCTGTACAAGAACAACACCGACAACAAGGGCGCTTCCTACGGCACCCACGAGAACTACCTCATGAAGCGGGAGACGCCGTTCTCGGACATCGTGCGGCACCTGACCCCGTTCTTCGTCTCGCGGCAGGTGGTGTGCGGCGCCGGGCGGGTCGGCATCGGGCAGGACGGCGGCGAGCACGGGTTCCAGCTCAGCCAGCGGGCCGACTACTTCGAGGTCGAGGTCGGTCTCGAGACGACACTCAAGCGGCCCATCATCAACACCAGGGACGAGCCGCACGCCGACGCCGAGCGCTACCGCAGGCTGCATGTCATCATCGGCGACGCCAACCTCGCCGAGGTCTCCACCTACCTCAAGCTCGGGACGACCGCGCTCGTCCTGTCCATGATCGAGGACGGCTTCATCACGGTGGACCTCGCGGTGGACCAGCCCGTGCGCACGCTGCACCGCGTGAGCCACGACCCGTCCCTGAAGGAGCTGGTGACGCTCCGCAGCGGCCGCACGCTGACGGCCGTCCAGCTCCAGATGGAGTACTGCGAGCTGGCCCGCAAGTACGCCGACGAGCGCTGGGGCGCCGACCTCGACGAGGAGACCGCCGACGTCCTGACGCGCTGGGAGGACGTGCTCGGCCGTCTCGAGAGCGATCCGATGAGCCTTTCGGGTCAGCTCGACTGGGTCGCGAAGCGGGAGCTGATGGAGGGCTACCGCCGGCGCGACGGCCTCGGCTGGGACGCCGCCCGGCTCCAGCTCATCGACCTGCAGTACGCGGACGTGCGCCCCGACAAGGGCCTGTACAACCGTCTCGTCGACCGCGGCCGCATCACGCGGCTCCTGGACGAGCGGGACGTGGAGCGGGCCCGGGTCAGCCCGCCGGAGGACACCAGGGCCTACTTCCGGGGCCGCTGCCTGGAGCAGTACGCCGACGACGTCGCCGCGGCCTCGTGGGACTCGGTCATCTTCGACCTGCCCGGCCGCGACTCCCTCCAGCGGGTACCGACGATGGACCCGCTGCGGGGCACCCGCGAGCACGTGAAGGACCTGCTCGACCGCTGTCCGACGGCGAACGATCTGGTCCGTGCCCTGTCCGGCGGCTGA